The Candidatus Dormiibacterota bacterium region GAGGTAGCGGGGGAAGACGTCGCGGGGCAGGAACGACCACTTCGTCCCGGTGGGGAAGCCGGCGCCGCCCCGGCCGCGCAGCCCGCTGATCTTCACCTGCTCGATGATCTCGTCGGGGGTGCGGTCGCGGAGCGCGGTGCGCAGCGCCTGGTAGCCCCCTCTCCGCTCGTACACGGGCAGCGTCTGCAGGCCCTCGACGCCGATGTCCTTGGTGAGCAGCTTGTACTCGGCCATTGCTGGGCGGTGATCCTACCCGGCCGCACCCGCCGAGGGCGGTCCCTCGGCGGTGGGCGGGGGCGGCGTGTTCGCGGCAGGCGGATTGGGCACCCGGGAGGGCGGCCCGTCGCGGTGGGCGGCGGGCTGGGCGGCGACCCGCGCCAGGATCGTGTCGATCCGCTGCGGGGTCAGGTGCTCCTCGAAGTGGTGGTCGACCTGCATCATCGGCGCCCCGCCGCAGCCACCCAGGCACTCGATCGTGCTCTCCCAGGTGAACATCCCGTCGGCGGTGGTGGTCCCCGAGGGGCAGCCGAGCCGCTGCTCGATGTGGGCGGCGGTCTCGTCGGCGCCGCGCAGCGCGCAGGCCGCGTTCACGCAGACCAGGATGTGGTGCCGGCCGGGCGGGCGCTTGAAGTACATCGAGTAGAAGGTCGCCACCGCCTGGACCTCGCTGGGGGCGAGCCCGAGCAGCTCGGCGACCTCGGCCATCGCCTCCGGAGGCAGCCAGCCGAGCTCGTGCTGCACCGCCCACAGCGACGGCAGGATCGCCGACCGCGGGTGCGGGTAGCGGCCACGCGCGTGCTCGATCTCCGCCCTGGTCTGGGCCGCGAGCATCACCGGTCGACGTCCCCCAGCACGATGTCGATGGACCCGATCACCGCCACCACGTCGGCGATCAGCTCGCCCTTGACCATGTACGGCAGGGCGCACAGGTTGCTGAACGATGGGGCGCGCACCTTGACGCGATAGGGGCGGTTACTGCCATCGGCGACCATGTAGAAGCCGAGCTCGCCGCGGGGCGACTCCACGGCCTGGTAGACCTGCCCTCGGGGCACCGAGAACCCCTCGGTGACCAGCTTGAAGTGATGGATCAGCGACTCCATGCTGGTGTTGAGCTCGTTGCGCGGCGGCGGCGAGACCTTGCGGTCGAGGGTGTTCACCGGCCCCGACGGGAGGTTGTCGAGCGCCTGCTCGATGATCCGCAGCGACTCGC contains the following coding sequences:
- the nuoE gene encoding NADH-quinone oxidoreductase subunit NuoE; the encoded protein is MLAAQTRAEIEHARGRYPHPRSAILPSLWAVQHELGWLPPEAMAEVAELLGLAPSEVQAVATFYSMYFKRPPGRHHILVCVNAACALRGADETAAHIEQRLGCPSGTTTADGMFTWESTIECLGGCGGAPMMQVDHHFEEHLTPQRIDTILARVAAQPAAHRDGPPSRVPNPPAANTPPPPTAEGPPSAGAAG